The Suncus etruscus isolate mSunEtr1 chromosome 15, mSunEtr1.pri.cur, whole genome shotgun sequence genome contains the following window.
TGGGGAGGGCACGGGCAAGGCGGTCCCGAAGGCCGGGCTGGTATATGGGCTGTGAGGAGCGGCTGGTGGGACCCCACGGAGCTCGCTGGGGTGGTCCTCAAaccctgtgtgtgtctgtgtgtcgcTGCAggacagggaaactgaggcacaggctGGGTCAGTGGGTGAAGAGTTAGTGCAAGGGGTGTGCAAAGGCAGCTGCTTTCCACACCGCAGTGGAGAGGGAGCTGGGGGCCCGATCCCCCATgcacctgcccccccccaaaaaaaaccggAGTTCAGCTCTGCGGCTGGAAGTGACCCAACCAGTGGCGCCAGGTTTGAACCCAACTTTGCCCAAGTCTGGGCCCCGCCCCGGGAGGCACTAACGGTTCTGGGGTTTGGCAGTGGCCGCCGTGTGTTGTTGCCAGAGAGGAGCAAAGATTCAGGGTCTCCGTGGCTGGGCTGTGGCTTGAGCAGCCCGAAAGCAAGGGTGAGCGGCTAGCAGAGCCGCAGAGTCGGGCGGGGACAAGAGCACATTAGGAGAGCATCCAGAGGGCTGAACCCCACTTTCCACATGGGGACAGGGGAGCCtctttggggcaggagagataggaaACTCAGGGTCCGTCCTGGAACCCCCAAATGCAAGCTTCTGGGATGAAGCTTGAAAAGGTGGGGAGCAGTCAAGAGAGGCAGTTCAGGGGTTTGCCTTTCACTGGCCAACCCCCATGTAGAACCTcggcaccacagggtgtggcccccaaaccaaacatttGAACAGAAGGTAAAACTAGAGAGTGAAACGCATGGGTTGGTGGACGGAGATGGGGTGCAGCTGGGGTGCGGACACCGTGAGATGGACCCTGTCCTGGAGTGGGTGGGGTCCACACAGGCCGGATGGGAACCCTGCCCCACTTTCCTGCCGACCCTCTGGCCCTGGAGCCCCATGAATGGGAACCAGATGTCTCAGTTCCCTGTGGCTTCTCTCCGGCTTCTGTCTGGACCCCGGCCAGCGCCCCAGATGGAGGAGCGGGGGCAGCTCTTCCCCAAGTCTGGGGACTGCCAGTGACCCCTCAGACCCATTCTCCGGGGGCCCTCTCTGGGGTGCACAGACTGTTCAGGGCCCTGAGGGCTCCTGTTCTCTACAAAGAGGAAGTGGATCCCCAGGATGGCACTAGCCAAACTGTGGGTGGGTTTATTTTCAGAGAGGTAGGGCCTGGGtagctgcctcagtttccctggctGGAGCGACTCTGGGTTGGGTCCTCAGCCAGCCTGGGCCCTGAGTCCAAGTCACGGGTACCCGTAGGCCCCCACCCGGGTCCCCTGCCTGGTCACGGTGGCTCTCAGGGCCCGGAAATGACTCATGGTCCCGCCTCACTCCCGCCCGCCCCTCCCTGGCACCGCATCCCTGGTCTCGGGGTTCAGCGTTGTCCGAGCTTGCCTGTCCTGTCACTTCtgtcctccccctctctccccacctCTGCACCCCTGTGTGAGTTCCCCATTTCTCTCACAATGTCTTCCTTCCTGTTTTATTTgttgggagggggccacacccagcagtactcagggctaagtgttggttctgtgctcaggactcacaaCGGCAGGGTTCGGAgtgaccctatgagatgccagggatcaaactctggttctAGGCCAAGTGTCAGGCAAGCGCCCTCTCTCCCGtcttattgctctggacccatctttttttgggtgaggggctggggccacacctggcagtgctcagggggttactcctagctgggCTTGGTGATGTAACCCAagtgggctgtatgcaaggcaagttccctaaccATTGgcaatcactctggccttttATCAGTGTTGGCAAGTTCTGCTTTAtctctttggtttgttttggtttggtttttgggtcacaccgggcagtggtcaggggctactcctggctctacactcagaaatcactcctggcaggctcgggggaccatatgggatgctgggattcaaaccactgtctttctgtctgcaaggcaaatgccctgcctccatgctattgctTCCATccccatctcttttctctttccctctctgtctttctctctccctctttggcCTTCTGGTCCATCTTTCTGGGGCATAACATGGGCTCCAACAGGACAGACTTGGGTGGTGGTGGATGCACAGTGGCACCTTCTTGTGTGCTGGGGTATGTGAGCTCAGGTCCTGGGGTGGCCGGGGCGAATGTGGGTGGTGGTACCTGAACCCTGGGAGGCTGTGAGGACACTCCACAGTCATGCAGGGGCCATGAAGCTCTCACTCTTCTGGGAACTGAGTCCCCATCAACTCATTCTACAGAAGGGGAAACTGAGCCACAGGAGTCCGGGATttggggatggaactgggttaTTGGCTCCAGGTGAGCTGCAGGGAGGGAGCCTCAGCACATTCCCCCAAGCAGGTCCTGAGCACGCTTCCCTGAGTCATGGGTGTCAAACCCCAGATAAACCATTTCCTGCTCCCTCTACTCTTGCTCATGTACTCTTTTCAGGGGTTATACTCAGATTGTGCcccatttggcagtgctcaggggtcactcctggtggggcttaggaggccttatggggtgccagggagtgaacccaggtcagtccagcACCCGCCCCTCCTCCTCGTTCctttcctcccaccttccttccatTGTGGCTGCTGCCGGTGACCGCCGAGTGACCGCTGTTGCATAGAGCCATGCTTGCGAGTGGTGCTGGCTCTAGGGGGTCTTCCAGCAGCACTGGGGGACCCTCAGAATCCGAGGGGGGGGAAGAGCCCGGCCACTGAGGGCAAAGCAAGTGATCAGCCACACCAGCTGCCTCCTGACCTGGGTCCACtttcgttgctgttgttgttggggtcacatctggctgtgctcatggctgactcctgctcagggatcactcctggtgatgctcagggcaccctatggatgccgaggatcgaacctggggtcATCTACGTGCAAGGGTAGTGTCCTCCCCGCTGTCCTGTGGCTCCGGCCCAGGCTGCCATTGTTCTAGCTataggggtcactcatggctcaTCCCTCAGAGGTGCTCCCATGTTCAcgccctcctcccagggcccctAGGTGGTCCAAAGTGGCTCACAGCAGCGGGGACGATGCTCAGCACACGTGGGGCCCCTGGGAGTCAAACCCGTGACCAGATGCTCGGGCAGTTTGAGACCTGCTTTTGCTGCTCGCACAAGGGCGGAGGTCTGGTGGAGGGTGAGCCTGGCCTAGTCCTGGCCCTGATGCACCTTCTGAGCCCCCTCCCACCTCTCCCTGTTCCAGCACTGTATGTCCTCCTGACACTGGCCATAGTTGGACCCCAGGACTGCTGGGGTAAGTTGGCGGGAGACCCGCCCCGCCCACCACTGGTCCCATTCTTATGCCCCGCCTCTTCCTGCCACGCCCCCACCAACCGCCCCTCATGCCCCGCCCACCACCATACCCCGCCTTTTCCAGCCACGCCCCCTATTTGTCCCGCCTGCCATTGGTCCTCCACTGTTGTGTCCCGCCTTTCCTGTCCCGCCCCTTTCATGGCTCCACCCATACCACACCCCTCCTAGTAATCCCCGCCCCTTCCGGTCACATCTCCCTTGCTCTTCCTGATCTACCTGCATTACCCCTCCTTCCTGCCACGCCCCTCATGCCACGCCCCTTCTACCACGCCCCCTTTGTCAGGTCCCTCCCCTGTCCAGCCCCCTCTTTGTCCTGCCCCGCCCTGCTCGGAGCCCAGGGGAGGAGCCagactccctccctcccctctgtcCAGGGCCCAGGGAGTCTGCAGACCTCTGACCTCTGACCATGACCTCTGTCCCCGCAGCCGAAAAGGGCATCCCATGTAGAAGGTGCCGTGGAAAGTCCCTCTGTATCGAGAACGGCTGTCGCTGCTTGGAAGGATACATTGCCCAGTCCGGAGTGGAATTCAACAATACCTTGGAGAGCTGTGACGGTAGCAAGGCTGGCTGGGTGCAGTGGGAACCGGGAGGGGCGGGGGGACCTGGTGGGCTGGGCAGCTGGGCCTCAGCATTTCCCCTCAGAAATGTGCTTGAGACCAGAGGAGAAGGGATGAGAGGAAATATCTGAGTGTGGGAAACCAGGAGTGACTAAAgatggaaatgggggggggggtgcactgGCTCTCCTCCAGACATTCATCTGGGTCTCAGGCTtgagggtgggagggtgggaggcaGCGCTTCCTGCCGTGACACCCCGACTTTGGCACTGCCCACCATGGCCACATCTGGAATGCCAGGCTGAAGGTTGAAAAAAGCAGAGCGCACTATTTGGCCTTCAGGAATGGCTTGCTTGCTCCAGTTGCAGCCCCAGAGCTGAACTCTGATTTTTCTTCCCACTTCCTGTCCCTTCATTGTTTCGGTGACACCTCCACCTGACCCCATGGGGGGTGATACTCAGGATACTCACCTGAGCTAGTGTGGCGCTCACATGTTTAGCCTCCGAGCTCAAACACTCTGTTGGCTGGGGTTCAAGCTCCCCCAAAATTGCAGTCCTTTAGCTGAGGTGGTGTCTGCATGCTGTGCACACTTGGGGGGCTTGCTCTTTGGCCTGGGTGctcccacacacacccctctctctCTCGGCTACTGCTTGGCACATGTGACAACACAGCGAGCTTGAGATCGAACTCCCGACCTCGCGCTTGCAAACCAGACACTGCACAACAAACAGATGACAGCAGGGAGGAAAGAGAATCACTCAGGCAGACAAGGGGGTCTCTGGCTCTGGGAGGTTGGTGACCCCGTGTTCCCCTGTGTCCCAGACATCAACGAGTGCGGCCCGCCGAGCACGGTGTCATGCGGGAAGCTCGCAGACTGCGTGAACACAGATGGCAGCTACCACTGTCAGTGTAACCCAGGCTACCAGCTCGATTCCGGGGGCAATGTTTTCAAGAACGAGAGTGAGAATTCGTGCCAGGGTAAGTCTCTGAGATCTCCACCTCCTCGTGCAGGCAAGGACATTTTGACagcattgggggggggtgtgctGCGGGGTGTAGCCGGAGCTTGTCCCACAGACAAGGGGGTAGCCAGGGCCAACGACTGGACACCAACCGCTGAGACCCACATGCATTATGCAGAAACCACAACAACGTTGTTGTTATTGTGATTTGGTGGCCATGGAAAGTTCAGAATGCTGGCAGAGCACATGTGGGACCCCGGTGCCATCTCCAGCAACCACGGattttccccaaacactgccaggagtagttcccaagcgctgccaggtgtggctccaagtTGTTGGCCCCAAACTGGGGTTGACCCCCAAGACGCCAGCTGCTACTTCCCAAGAACCCTGCCCAGTGAAGAATTTTCATCTTGAAAGCAAAAGTATGTGGCCAGACAGAGCCCAGCGGGgagaacatttgtcttgcctgTGACTGACGAGGTTGGATCCCGACATCTCTTGGGGTCCGAGGAACACCATCAGgggtgaatcctgagcacaggagccaggagtaagccatgtaGTGCCgtcgggagtgacccaaaaacaaaaataaaacaaacaataaaaagcatCTGGGtgaaaggaagaagggatggtgtttgccttaaatgtgtTTGATTccagttggatccctgacatcgcACAGGGACCCCTACGCACAAAACcatgagtcagccctgagcaccaccggatgagGCCCAACATGAAAGAATAAGATGGGATATGGCCCCCTTGGACACCCCGGTGAGAGACAGCAAGACAAAACCAGCTGGTAGGAGGCACAGAGATCTCCCTGGCTGAAGACTCACTCTGCTGGGCTCAGCCTCGCACCCCAACTCTCAGCCATGTACCCCAACTCAGAACTGCCCTTCACTGTAGCCCAGATGCTCCCGGCACATCGCTGAACCTCCTTCTGTTTTCTCCAGGCATCAGAGATACCCCTCGGTCACTGCCCTGGTCCCCAGTGAACCCCTAGACTCAGAGATGTTTCCCCAGCCACTCTCCTGGTGTTTTCTCAGCatgaaagggaagaggaggggccggagagatagcacagtggtatttgccttgcaagcagccaatccaggacctaaggtggttggtttgaatcccggcgtcccatagggtcccctgtgcctgccaggagctatttctgagcagatagccaggagtaacccctgagcactgctgggtgtggcccaaaaaccaaaaaaaaaaaaaaaaaaaaaaggggggggaatgtTCCAGAACAATGACTTCCTCTGTGTCTGGCCGGGGTCTCCAGGGGCCCCACTGGAAACCTGGGAAGATGCCCATCATCCCTTCAGACTTCCCCGAAAGGTTGGACTCAGATGGTGGAAACAGAAGCCCCAGGACATACCTCCAGGGACACAGTGTTCCAGGGACCAAAGACCTGAAAGACCGAACCCCTATATGTGGGCATGTCCGGCTTTCCTGATGCCCCGAGACATGGCTTCCCCATACTTCTGGCTAGGCCAAAGGGAATTGGGacccccctggactccaggccccaCCCAGCGTGGCTGCAGGGCCCCTGCTCCAAATGCTGGGCCTGGAGGAGACGTGCCTGGACTTGGGGCCCTGTGTACCCCCCATGTAGCCAGAGCTCCACATCCTTCCAGACCCCCCAGGGACAAAGCTGACAGTCAGGGTGGGAAGGGGGCTCAGAGCACCtggcctgagcactgagcactgggaCCCAAGGGTGCTTGACTTCTGGCTTTGTCCTCAGCTGTGAATGAATGCATCTCGAAGTGGAACCCCTGTCATAACACCACGCACTGCCTCAACACCAAGACAGGCTACTCATGCGTCTGCCGGCCGGGCTGGGAGCCGGCTCCCGGGTCTCCCCatggccccaacaccaccatTTGTCAAGGTCCAGCACCCCTGTCTTGAGTCCCCGGGGACCCTGGGAGAGTCTGATCCACTGCTAGTCAGCAACCCTGTTACCCCTGGGACCAAGCTTTGGATGCTCCTTGTGAGGTGTTGTCCTCGTCCTTGGGGAGGATCTGGGGTGCCCAGCTGGAGAAGGAGGCTGCTTTCTACCTGCAGTGTCTCTGGATAATCTGGGAGTCCTGCCTGGACGGAGGTGGGGCCAGCAGCCTAGGTGCACAGCCCTGAAGAGGGAGACGGAGCTCACCGAAGGGAAGAGGCCTGACCCTCCTGTGTCCGTGTGTCCCCAGATGTGGATGAGTGCGAAGTGGGGAACCACACCTGCCCCGGTGACACCACCTGTGTCAACACCATCGGCTCCTACAAGTGCCGCTGCCCCAGTGGCAAGACGTTCAAAGTGGACAGAAAGAATCAAGTCTCATTGTGCAAAGGTGCCTGGCCCACTGGTCCCCACAGTGTCACCCGAGAAGGGAACTGTCCCCAAACACCTGCTTCTGCAAACAACAGCTTCTCCATCCGCTCATTGGTCTCATTGCAGCCTCATCAGTCTCTGCACACGCTCCATCACCTCTGTGCTCACCATCGGGGGAGGGTGGTCACGGAGGGGCTGTCATCTCCTTCCTGGCAGGGACCCAGGGGGGACGCAGAAGCCTTAGGAGAGGGCACGGTCTTTGTGGATGTGGTCTGAATAAGACGTGGCTTATCTGGcaagtttaatttaaatataatttaagtataatttaaattatctGGAAGTTTAATTTAGGTGTGGGCGTGGCTAAGATAGGGCGTGGTCTTCCAAATACGGGAGGCGGGTCTTTGGTTGTGGGCGTGGCCTGCCTGGCTATCGGAAGGTTGCCCTTAATTGTGGGCGTGGCATGGAGAGGGCGTGGTCTGTCTGGGTGTTGGGTCTTTGGTTATGGGCGTGGCCTGGAGAGGCGTGGCCTAGCTGGCTTTTGGAAGATTAGTTTCAGTTGTGGGCGTGGCCTGTCTGGATACAGGAAGGCATATCTTTGGTTGTAGGCGTGGTCACAGTGTCTTGTGCGATCGAGGGGCGGGGTTATCTGTGGGCGGGACTCTGTGGAGGAAGGGGATTGGGAGATTGGCTCTGAGTAGGAGGAGCCTGCTAACCCCATATCCTCGTCCCCAGATGTGAATGAATGCCTTTTCCAGTCGCCCATGTGCCACAACTCGACCGTCTGCCACAACTCCCAGGGCTCCTACTCGTGCCACTGCCGCCTGGGCTGGCTGCCCAAAGCCGGATATCGGGATAAACAGAAAGACACCATCTGTGAAGGTAACAGGGCTTCCCCGACCCGCGTCCACCCCCGTCCCAGCACGCACAGGGACCCCCTGCAGCTCTAAAGCACCTCTGTTGGGCCCCCTGCAGAAATCTCCTTCCCGGACTGGAGCCCGCCAGCTGGAATCAGGAGCCAGGTGAGCCGCCTGCAGATAGCGGGTGGGGGGTCAGTATCCCCTCAACCATCCCCAATTTCCTAGCAACCGCCCTTGACACTATCCACCACCCCCCGAATCTCCCCTTTTCTCAGAGCCTATCCCACTTCTTCAAGACAGTCGGGGAGCTGAGCAGAAACTTCAAGTCAGACAAAGCCAAGGACACCATCAAGGTAAGATACATGGTGTCCAGGGTGCAGCCATGAGGCTCAGGCCCAAGGGGAGAGACGTATTTGTGTCCACGAGTGGCCCCTTGAGAGGGCTGGTGCTGACCTCAGCCAGTAAAAAGAATCCACAGAAGAATATAGACCCCAGTggctagagggatagcacagcgagagggtgcatgccttgcacacagcagaccagggttctttttttttttttttaatttattttatgggttttgggtcactccctgcagcgctcaggggctactcctgactctacgctcagaaatcgctcctggcaggctctggggaccgatttgaaccacagtccttctgcatgcaaagccttaccactgtgctatctctccggccccagaccagggttctatccctggtgttccatatggtccccccgagcactgccaggagtaattcctgtgctcagagccaggaatgacttctgaggaTCACCataagtgaccccaaaacaaaaagaaagaaattcagtcTGCATTGGAGCATAGGACAGTGGCtagctgcttgccttgcaggcgctgGGCAAGGCCTCAGGGACCCAGCAGCTGTTACATGTCGCCCCCAGAAACTCATCACTTCTATAGACCAGCTCCTGGAGAATCCCGGTGACCTGGGGGACCTGACCCCATCCGAGCAGCACCAAACGGCCACTAATCTGCTCTCAGGCCTGGAGGTCGTGTTGAGGACCCTTGCCAAAGCCATCCCAGAAAAGTCCCTCACTTATGTGTCCCCTTACAACACAGGTGATGCCCCGCCctggccccacccccacccaggaCCCCCGATCGATGTCCTCCCTCTCACTGGGGACCCCCGGCCCCtgccctccttcttccctcagaGCTGAGCGTGATGATCAAGGACACTGAGGAAGGAAATGTCACCATAGGCCAGAGTCACACGCGTGTCATGCTGAACTGGGCTGTAGCGGGTAGAGAGGACGACTTTGGTAAGTGGGGCCCTGGGGGGGACCCCAGTTAGGGCCTAGATGTGGCCAGCTGTATTGAGGTTCACAGTAGGGCGCCACTGGGACACTAGCACATCGGggagatatttgccttgtactagGCCCATCGGGGtcggatccccaacatcccatagggtcccctgagcaccaccaggagggattcctgagtgcagagccaggagtaacccgagaacTTCCGGTTATGACCCAATC
Protein-coding sequences here:
- the ADGRE5 gene encoding adhesion G protein-coupled receptor E5; protein product: MGTLPHFPADPLALEPHEWEPDVSVPCGFSPASVWTPASAPDGGAGAALPQVWGLPVTPQTHSPGALSGVHRLFRALRAPVLYKEEVDPQDGTSQTVGPLGGPKWLTAAGTMLSTRGAPGSQTRDQMLGQFETCFCCSHKGGGLVEALYVLLTLAIVGPQDCWAEKGIPCRRCRGKSLCIENGCRCLEGYIAQSGVEFNNTLESCDDINECGPPSTVSCGKLADCVNTDGSYHCQCNPGYQLDSGGNVFKNESENSCQAVNECISKWNPCHNTTHCLNTKTGYSCVCRPGWEPAPGSPHGPNTTICQDVDECEVGNHTCPGDTTCVNTIGSYKCRCPSGKTFKVDRKNQVSLCKDVNECLFQSPMCHNSTVCHNSQGSYSCHCRLGWLPKAGYRDKQKDTICEEISFPDWSPPAGIRSQSLSHFFKTVGELSRNFKSDKAKDTIKKLITSIDQLLENPGDLGDLTPSEQHQTATNLLSGLEVVLRTLAKAIPEKSLTYVSPYNTELSVMIKDTEEGNVTIGQSHTRVMLNWAVAGREDDFGPVLAGVFSSPSMDKLVANAFLDLDPEAQLRLEWLHQSPVRGARLQLLSAVSSVFLSNTHTEHLAHPVYLAFAHPDKTPGVRQELVCAFWQTEGEGAGRWNTSGCRLRGGENGSSTCECSHLSSFAILMAHYNVQDPRLALITKVGLWLSLICLLLCILTFLLVRPIQGSRTTVHLHLCICLFLGSTIFLVGIENEGGQIGLRCRLVAGLLHYCFLAAFCWMSLEGVELYFLVVRVFQGQGPARRWLYLVGYGVPLLIVGVSAAVNSEGYGRTIYCWLNPEKGFLWSFLGPVTFIVLCNAVIFITTVWRLTQKFSEINPDMKKLKKARVLTITAMAQLFVLGCTWVFGLFLFDPHNWLLSYTFTILNCLQGMFLFLLHCVLNKKVREEYRKWAGLVTGNKYSEFATTTTGSSQNQTRALRPSESGM